Proteins co-encoded in one Prunus persica cultivar Lovell chromosome G6, Prunus_persica_NCBIv2, whole genome shotgun sequence genomic window:
- the LOC18773668 gene encoding NDR1/HIN1-like protein 10 has translation MTDPTRPVTGYPAPPYAQPNGGYPYSANPTQTQPRGPYSNAYNPRAAFIRRFVGAMIALFVIVGCILLVVWLILRPKVPDFRVDSLSLSNFNVSSASQSVTGTWSVGFMVYNPNKKLSIRYDDVESSIYYGPGFISGTRVPPFAQGTKDRTSVNATFSAANSFVGASVARGIDEARARGSMSFNVKLLARVEFRRGWWRLRRRLLRVLCSGVAVSLSSKGGLSSLAGGSRDCQVVV, from the coding sequence ATGACCGACCCCACCCGACCCGTCACGGGCTACCCGGCCCCGCCCTACGCCCAGCCCAACGGCGGCTACCCATACTCTGCCAACCCCACCCAAACCCAACCCCGAGGCCCCTACTCCAACGCCTACAACCCACGAGCCGCCTTCATCCGTCGCTTCGTCGGCGCCATGATCGCCCTCTTCGTCATTGTCGGCTGCATCCTCCTCGTCGTCTGGCTCATCCTCCGCCCCAAGGTCCCCGACTTCCGAGTCGACTCGCTTTCTCTCTCCAACTTCAACGTCTCCTCCGCCTCGCAGTCCGTGACCGGCACGTGGTCCGTCGGCTTCATGGTCTACAACCCCAACAAGAAGCTCAGTATACGATACGACGACGTCGAGTCCTCTATCTACTACGGCCCCGGCTTCATTTCGGGGACTCGGGTTCCACCGTTCGCTCAGGGGACTAAGGATCGGACTTCTGTCAACGCGACTTTCTCGGCGGCGAATTCGTTCGTTGGCGCTTCGGTGGCGCGCGGCATCGACGAGGCCAGGGCACGTGGGAGCATGAGCTTCAACGTGAAGCTTTTGGCTAGGGTTGAGTTTCGGAGAGGTTGGTGGAGGCTGAGGCGGCGGCTCTTGAGGGTTTTGTGCAGTGGCGTGGCGGTTTCTCTTTCGTCGAAAGGCGGATTGAGTAGTTTGGCCGGCGGGTCAAGAGATTGCCAGGTTGTTGTTTGA
- the LOC109949958 gene encoding rust resistance kinase Lr10-like, which translates to MNFSRWLLMIVVIVVDALNGGVGHEDCRETRCGPREPAIRYPFRLKGRQPIHCGCRGFDVSCTDFNQTMLELPSSSAKVFVDAINYTSHTISGTQPAYVRFRCLPRELFYSDGSYPLELVGRATLFSCPPSTVRDEYCSNRYCCLTRLSPCHGNNSGNRIYAVIDYSCSIADMPLVSCTKVHDYPSDPAYISHENIALYQGPFLLLHWSIPSCEHCKGRNLRRTNLKILGICALCLVLIATGTTICYVYNSNKKENENQLRIERFLDEYRAMKPSRYSYADIKRITSQFKEKLGQGAYGTVFKGMLSSELLVAVKILNNSNENGEDFINEVGTMCQIHHLNVVRLVGVCADGFIRALVYEYLPNGSLQNFLSSADNKNSFIGWEKLQDIALGIAKGIEYLHQGCDQRILHFDIKPHNVLLDQDFTPKVSDFGLAKFCAKDQSAISMTTARGTMGYIAPEIFSRNFGNVSYKSDVYSFGILLLEMVGARKNFKVMEDSTSQVYFPEWIYNLLEQRNDLRIHIGDDEVDVTIARKLAIVGLWCIQWHPIDRPSMKVVVQMLEREGENLAMPPNPFASTSS; encoded by the exons ATGAATTTCTCACGGTGGTTGCTCATGATAGTCGTAATAGTAGTAGATGCACTCAATGGTGGAGTAGGCCATGAAGATTGCAGAGAAACAAGATGTGGCCCGAGAGAACCAGCCATCCGATACCCATTTCGCCTTAAAGGTAGGCAGCCAATCCATTGCGGCTGCCGGGGATTTGATGTTTCATGCACTGACTTCAACCAGACTATGCTTGAGTTACCATCGTCGTCAGCTAAGGTCTTTGTTGATGCGATTAACTACACATCTCATACAATTAGTGGAACACAACCAGCCTATGTTCGTTTTCGTTGCTTGCCAAGGGAGTTGTTTTACAGTGATGGTTCTTATCCCCTTGAATTGGTAGGCCGGGCAACCTTATTCAGTTGTCCACCGTCAACAGTAAGAGATGAATATTGTTCCAATCGTTATTGTTGTCTGACAAGATTGAGCCCATGCCATGGCAACAATTCTGGTAACCGTATTTACGCTGTCATTGATTATTCTTGTTCCATTGCTGACATGCCCCTAGTGTCTTGTACCAAGGTGCATGACTACCCATCAGATCCTGCATATATATCTCATGAGAACATTGCATTGTACCAAGGACCATTTTTGTTATTGCATTGGTCCATTCCATCATGTGAACATTGCAAAG GTCGTAATCTTAGAAGGACAAATCTGAAGATATTAG GTATTTGCGCACTGTGTTTAGTTCTAATAGCGACGGGAACGACAATCTGCTATGTCTacaactcaaacaaaaaggaaaatgaaaatcagCTTAGAATTGAAAGATTTTTGGATGAATACAGAGCGATGAAGCCAAGTAGATACTCCTATGCTGATATTAAGAGGATAACAAGTCAATTCAAGGAAAAGTTGGGTCAAGGTGCCTACGGAACAGTGTTCAAAGGAATGCTTTCCTCTGAGTTACTTGTTGCTGTGAAAATCCTCAacaattcaaatgaaaatggGGAAGATTTCATAAACGAAGTGGGGACAATGTGTCAGATCCACCATCTCAATGTGGTTCGCTTGGTTGGAGTTTGTGCTGACGGATTTATTCGTGCTCTTGTTTACGAATACTTACCAAATGGTTCCTTGCAAAATTTCTTATCATCAGCAGACAATAAGAATTCATTCATTGGTTGGGAAAAGTTGCAAGATATCGCTCTAGGAATAGCTAAAGGAATTGAATATCTTCACCAAGGATGCGACCAACGAATCCTGCACTTCGATATCAAACCACATAATGTATTGCTAGACCaagatttcactccaaaggTTTCTGATTTCGGTTTAGCCAAGTTTTGTGCTAAGGATCAAAGTGCAATATCGATGACTACAGCTAGGGGGACCATGGGCTACATTGCACCTGAAATCTTCTCAAGGAACTTCGGCAATGTCTCTTATAAGTCAGATGTCTATAGTTTTGGAATATTGTTGCTTGAAATGGTTGGGGCCAGAAAAAACTTTAAAGTCATGGAGGACTCCACTAGCCAAGTCTACTTCCCAGAATGGATCTATAACCTTTTAGAGCAACGCAACGACCTACGAATCCATATCGGTGACGACGAAGTAGATGTAACAATTGCTAGGAAACTTGCAATTGTGGGTCTATGGTGCATCCAGTGGCATCCAATAGATCGTCCTTCAATGAAAGTTGTAGTTCAAATGTTGGAAAGAGAAGGTGAGAATCTCGCCATGCCTCCTAATCCTTTTGCCAGCACTTCGAGTTGA
- the LOC18773821 gene encoding rust resistance kinase Lr10 isoform X2 produces the protein MGTLQSEQHRHCSFMLARSTLVKRNPLVQRDHNAHNRERYRIHPIYAFLGFDRLFSMGGYRLYLGQLLGCAVAPLVLYLAAKFTIGFPFVTALLIYKWRRRHLSMYENIEDFLQSNNNLMPIRYSYSDIKKMARGFKDKLGEGGYGSVYKAKLRSGHLVAIKMLGKSKTNNGQDFINEVATIGRIRHVNVVRLIGFCVEGSKRALLYDFMSNGSLEKYIFSQQGDVSLSCHKIFEIALGVARGIDYLHQGCDMQILHFDIKPHNILLNENFTPKVSDFGLAKLYPLDNSIVSLTAARGTMGYIAPELFYKNIGGVSYKADVYSFGMLLMEMAGRRKNLNAGIEQSSQFSQIYFPTWVSDQLKAGKDIEIGDDATDEEKKIIKKMMMVALWCIQMKPIERPSMNKVVEMLEGEIETLQMPPRPFLYPQQIPADEVGVDNRSPCASSASESEEITLIANAN, from the exons ATGGGAACCTTGCAGTCCGAACAGCACCGCCATTGCAGTTTCATGCTCGCCAGAAG CACCCTGGTCAAGAGAAATCCCTTGGTACAACGAGATCATAATGCTCATAATCGAGAAA GATACCGTATTCACCCCATATATGCGTTCTTAGGCTTTGACAGGCTTTTCTCTATGGGTGGTTACAGATTATACCTTGGCCAGCTTCTGGGATGTGCAGTCGCTCCCCTAG TACTATACTTAGCAGCCAAATTTACAATTGGTTTTCCCTTTGTAACTGCACTGCTAATATATAAATGGCGAAGGAGGCACTTGTCAATGTATGAGAATATAGAAGACTTTCTACAGAGTAATAATAATCTCATGCCAATAAGGTACTCTTACTCGGACATCAAAAAGATGGCAAGAGGTTTCAAGGACAAATTGGGTGAAGGAGGCTATGGCTCTGTATACAAGGCAAAGCTCCGCAGCGGTCACCTTGTAGCCATCAAGATGTTAGGCAAGTCCAAAACTAATAACGGCCAAGACTTTATCAATGAGGTTGCTACCATTGGAAGGATTCGTCATGTTAACGTGGTGCGACTTATTGGCTTCTGTGTTGAAGGTTCAAAACGTGCTCTTCTATATGATTTCATGTCTAATGGGTCTCTTGAGAAATACATTTTTTCTCAACAAGGAGATGTGTCTTTAAGTTGccataaaatatttgaaatcgCACTTGGAGTGGCTCGTGGTATTGATTACCTCCATCAAGGCTGTGACATGCAAATTTTGCACTTTGACATCAAGCCTCACAACATTCTTCTAAACGAGAATTTTACTCCCAAGGTCTCTGATTTTGGGTTAGCAAAGCTATACCCATTGGATAATAGCATTGTATCTTTGACTGCAGCAAGAGGAACCATGGGATACATTGCTCCAGAACTGTTCTACAAAAACATTGGAGGTGTTTCGTACAAAGCTGATGTGTATAGTTTCGGAATGCTATTGATGGAAATGGCTGGTAGAAGGAAAAACCTGAATGCGGGTATAGAACAATCAAGCCAATTTAGCCAAATCTACTTTCCGACATGGGTTTCTGATCAGTTGAAGGCAGGAAAGGACATAGAAATAGGAGATGATGCAACAGATGAGGAAAAGAAGATcataaagaagatgatgatggtggCTTTATGGTGCATACAAATGAAGCCTATCGAACGCCCTTCAATGAATAAAGTAGTGGAGATGCTTGAAGGAGAAATTGAGACCCTCCAAATGCCTCCAAGGCCTTTCTTATACCCACAACAAATTCCTGCAGATGAAGTTGGTGTGGACAATCGAAGTCCCTGTGCATCAAGTGCTTCAGAATCTGAAGAGATTACTTTGATTGCGAATGCAAATTAA